AGGTGGCTGGAGACCAGTACGGTGCGGCCTTCCGCGGCGAGCCGCCTCAACAACCCGCGGATCCAGACGATGCCTTCGGGGTCCAGGCCGTTGGACGGCTCGTCGAGGAGCACCGATCCGGGGTCTCCGAGCAGCGCGGCGGCGATGCCGAGTCGTTGGCGCATGCCCAGGGAGTAGGTCCGCACCCGGCGCCGCGCGGCCGGGGCGAGGCCCGTCTCCGCCAGCACCTCCTCGACCCGGCGCACGGCGATGCGGTTGCTCGCCGCCAGGGCACGCAGGTGATCGCGCCCGGTCCGGGACCCGTGCGCGGCCTGTGCGTCGAGCAGAGCGCCGACGTGGCGCAGGGGTTGCCGCAGGGCGGTGTAGGCCTGGCCGCCGATGGTGGCGGTGCCCGAGGTGGGCCGGTCCAGGCCGAGGACGAGGCGCAGGGTGGTGGACTTGCCCGCGCCGTTGGGGCCGAGAAAGCCGGTGACACGGCCGGGCCGGACGCTGAACGTGAGGCGGTCCACGGCCCGTCGGGGGCCGTACTCCTTGGTGAGGTCTCGTACGTCGATGCTGGTCATGGCCATCACTCTCGCCACTGACCAAGGCCGGGTCCTCCCCCGCCGGTGGGGAGCGTCTCCCCCGCTCGGGGGAGGACCGTTGTCGGTGCCGCCTGCCACGATGGTCGGCATGGGCCGCTTCCTGCGCCCGCTGCTGCGGGGGACGACATACACACGACTGCTGCATCTGTGGGTGCCGATGCTGGTCGTGAGCGTCTGGATGTTCATCGACCCGTCGAGGCCGTGGGTGCCCGCGCTGCTGCTCGTTCCGGTGGGGCTGATCCCGGCGGTGCGGACGGGCGAGGGGGTCCAGGCCCGGCTGCTGCTCCTGCCGGGCGACGCTCACGCCGGCTTCTCCGTGGCGCCGTCGGCGACCTGGCGGGACCGGCTGCGTACGGTGCTGTGGCTGGAGGCGCGGATGGCCCTGGGCGCGGCGGCGATGTTCGCTTGCGTCTGGTTGCCCACCCTGGTCTACGACCTGGCCGCCGGCGCGGGCGGGCCGGTTCCGGACGACCTGCCCGGCCTGCACGGGGTGGCCCCGCACTGGTGGCCGGCCCTGCTCGTCCCGCTCCCCCTCCTCGCCCTGTACGGCGCCGTGGTGGGCCTGGGCGAGTTGGTGACCGTCGTCGCGCGCGGGCTGCTGGGTCCGTCCGCCGCCGAGCGGCTCGCCGCCCTGGAGGAACGCACGGAGCAGTTGCTCGAACGCAACCGCATCGCCCGGGAGTTGCACGACTCCATAGGGCACGCGTTGACGATCGCGGTGGTGCAGGCGGGCGCGGCGCGGGCGGCGGGCGACGCGGAGTTCACCGACCGGGCGCTTGCGGCCATCGAGGAGAGCGGCCGGTCGGCGCTCGCGGACCTGGAGCGGGTGCTCGGCGTGCTGCGGGAGCCGGGACGGCCGGTGAGCGACAGGCCGACGCTGGCGGAGGCCGACCGGCTGCTGGAGTCGGCGCGGGCGTCCGGGGCGAAGGTCGACGCCGAGGTGACCGGGCCGCTGGAGACGGTGCCGGGGCCGGTGTCCCGGGAGGGCTATCGCATCCTCCAGGAGTCGCTGACCAATGTGCTGCGGCACGCGGGGTCCGTTCCGGTGCGGGTCCGCGTGGGGGTCGCCGACGATCTGCTGCGCCTGGAGGTGCGCAACCCGCTGACGGCCCGCATACCCGGCCCGGGGCGTGGCAGCGGGCTGCGGGGCATACGGGAGCGGGCCGCCCTGCTCGGCGGGCGGGCGTCGACCGGGCCGGACGAGGGGGACTGGAGAGTGCGGGCGGAGTTGCCCCTGCGCTGATCTACGCTGGCCGGATGCCGGTCACCGTGCTCCTCGTCGACGATGAACCCCTGGTGCGGATGGGGCTGCGTGCCGTGCTGGAGGCGCAGTCCGACATCGAGGTCGTCGGGGAAGCGGCCGACGGGGCGGCGGTGATCCCGCTGGTGCGGCGACTGCGGCCGGACGTGGTCGCCATGGACGTACGCATGCCGCTGATGGACGGCATCGAGGCCACGCGCGCGGTGCTGCGGACGGTCGACGAGCCGCCGAAGATCCTCGTCGTGACGACCTTCGAGAGCGACGAGTACGTCTACGAGGCGCTGCGCGCGGGCGCGAACGGGTTCCTGCTGAAGCGGGCCCGGGCCGCCGAGATCGTGCACGCGGTGCGTCTGGTCGCCGAGGGCGAGTCGCTGCTGTTCCCGGCGTCGGTGCGGCGGCTGGCCGCCGAGTACGGCGACCGCGGAGGCAATCGGGCGGCCCGGGACACCCTGGAGCGGGCGGGGCTCACCGAGCGGGAGGCCGAGGTACTCCGGCTGATGGCGCGCGGGATGTCGAACGCGGAGATCGCCGCCCGGCTCGTCGTCGGGACGGAGACGGTCAAGTCGCATGCCGGCGCGGTGCTGGCGAAGCTGGGGGCGCGGAACCGGACGCAGGCGGTGATCACGGCGTACGAGTCGGGGTTCGTCGCACCGGGGTGAGCGCGCGCCGGTAGATATCGGTACGGATTCCTTACTCGCCGGGGTCCGTCCCGCCGAGTACGATCCGCCCAACACGCGCACGAGCTGGAAGGACGGACGTTGGGGCAGCTGACCGGCGGGGATCCCTCGCTGCTGCGAAGGATCAATTCCGCGGTGGTGCTGCACGCGCTGCGTGCCGCGGACTGCGCGACGCTCACGGAGATCACCCGCGTGACGGGCCTGTCCCGGCCGACCGTCGAGGGGGTCGTCGAGGACCTCATCGGGGCGGGGCTCGTCGTCGAGAAGGCGGCCGACGAGAGTGTCGCGCGGCGGCAGGGGCGGCCCGCGCGGCGGTTCCGGTTCCGGGCGGAGGCCGGGCACCTGCTGGGGCTGGAGATCGGCTCGCACCGGGTGGCCGCGCTGCTGTCCGACCTGGACGGCCGGGTACTGGGCGCGCAGGCCAAGGAGGTCGACGAGGCGGCACCGGCGGACGAACGGCTGGAGCGGCTGCGTACGGCCGTCGCCGAGCTGCTCCGCCGGGCGGGCGTCCCGCGCAGCTCGCTGCGGGCGGTGGGGGTCGGCACGCCCGGGATCGTGGAGGCGGACGGGACGGTACGCCTCGGCACCGCGCTGCCCGAGTGGACGGGGCTGCGGCTGGGTGAGCGGCTGAGCCGTTCCTTCAAGTGTCCGGTGCTGGTGGAGAACGACGCCAACGCGGCGGCCGTGGCCGAGCACTGGAAGGGGTCGGCCACCGAGTCCGACGACGTCGTCTTCGTGCTGGCCGGGCTGAGCCCGGGCGCCGGCTCGCTGATCGGGGGCCGGCTGCACCGGGGGTACGGCGGGGCGGCCGGGGAGATCGGCGCGC
The sequence above is a segment of the Streptomyces asoensis genome. Coding sequences within it:
- a CDS encoding ROK family transcriptional regulator; the encoded protein is MGQLTGGDPSLLRRINSAVVLHALRAADCATLTEITRVTGLSRPTVEGVVEDLIGAGLVVEKAADESVARRQGRPARRFRFRAEAGHLLGLEIGSHRVAALLSDLDGRVLGAQAKEVDEAAPADERLERLRTAVAELLRRAGVPRSSLRAVGVGTPGIVEADGTVRLGTALPEWTGLRLGERLSRSFKCPVLVENDANAAAVAEHWKGSATESDDVVFVLAGLSPGAGSLIGGRLHRGYGGAAGEIGALHLLGREVTPETLLSMTDEPLHPLDEQAVAEVFAQAREGDEQARAAVDRFIQRLVHDVAALVLALDPELVVVGGWAAGLDGVLEPLRNELARYCLRPPKVALSLLGEAAVATGALRLALDHVEEQLFAVEGTVTARR
- a CDS encoding ATP-binding cassette domain-containing protein, whose amino-acid sequence is MTSIDVRDLTKEYGPRRAVDRLTFSVRPGRVTGFLGPNGAGKSTTLRLVLGLDRPTSGTATIGGQAYTALRQPLRHVGALLDAQAAHGSRTGRDHLRALAASNRIAVRRVEEVLAETGLAPAARRRVRTYSLGMRQRLGIAAALLGDPGSVLLDEPSNGLDPEGIVWIRGLLRRLAAEGRTVLVSSHLMNETASFADHLVVLGRGRLLADTPMRDFIDARVRPRVRIRTTDPTALTSALARHGHDAEEHADGHWTVHHARVDDIGRLLSDAGVPLLELTAEEGTLEQAYLDLTAAEAEFAARPQEA
- a CDS encoding sensor histidine kinase — encoded protein: MGRFLRPLLRGTTYTRLLHLWVPMLVVSVWMFIDPSRPWVPALLLVPVGLIPAVRTGEGVQARLLLLPGDAHAGFSVAPSATWRDRLRTVLWLEARMALGAAAMFACVWLPTLVYDLAAGAGGPVPDDLPGLHGVAPHWWPALLVPLPLLALYGAVVGLGELVTVVARGLLGPSAAERLAALEERTEQLLERNRIARELHDSIGHALTIAVVQAGAARAAGDAEFTDRALAAIEESGRSALADLERVLGVLREPGRPVSDRPTLAEADRLLESARASGAKVDAEVTGPLETVPGPVSREGYRILQESLTNVLRHAGSVPVRVRVGVADDLLRLEVRNPLTARIPGPGRGSGLRGIRERAALLGGRASTGPDEGDWRVRAELPLR
- a CDS encoding response regulator transcription factor → MPVTVLLVDDEPLVRMGLRAVLEAQSDIEVVGEAADGAAVIPLVRRLRPDVVAMDVRMPLMDGIEATRAVLRTVDEPPKILVVTTFESDEYVYEALRAGANGFLLKRARAAEIVHAVRLVAEGESLLFPASVRRLAAEYGDRGGNRAARDTLERAGLTEREAEVLRLMARGMSNAEIAARLVVGTETVKSHAGAVLAKLGARNRTQAVITAYESGFVAPG